In candidate division WWE3 bacterium, the following are encoded in one genomic region:
- a CDS encoding tyrosine-type recombinase/integrase, with translation MANTTTLRNAHIKFVENLRSQKRASATVIAYRKDIEQVITHLEKLAKLTASDVETVDLKGFLDDLAAKNYTAKSISRKINSTRTFFKYLKVEGIIKEDPASTLTHPQLSPKAPRILTVSEYRALRDAARNDVRTRAVVEVLLQTGIRIGEVAGLRVQDFKAATSKKNGELTIAIFENRPSRNVPLNLTASEAVAEYIKIRPTSHDEHLFITKTGRPLLIRNIRATIDRYFKEAGITNAKVNDLRHTFITFHLSRGVSLDLLSKIAGHKRISTTEKYLAYVTKPAEEKQELEAL, from the coding sequence ATGGCTAATACCACTACTTTACGCAACGCCCATATTAAATTCGTCGAAAATTTGCGCTCTCAAAAGCGGGCGTCAGCCACCGTTATCGCCTATCGCAAGGACATTGAGCAGGTGATTACCCATTTGGAAAAGTTAGCTAAACTAACCGCCAGCGACGTGGAAACAGTTGATTTAAAAGGCTTTTTAGATGATCTGGCTGCCAAAAACTACACCGCCAAAAGCATTTCCCGAAAAATAAATTCTACCCGCACCTTCTTTAAGTACTTAAAAGTTGAAGGAATTATTAAGGAAGACCCGGCGTCAACATTAACCCACCCGCAACTGTCTCCCAAAGCGCCCCGGATTTTGACTGTCTCCGAATACCGAGCCCTGCGTGATGCCGCTCGTAATGACGTCCGCACTCGAGCCGTCGTTGAAGTACTTCTGCAGACTGGCATTCGGATTGGCGAAGTGGCCGGCTTGCGGGTTCAGGATTTTAAAGCCGCGACTTCTAAAAAGAATGGTGAACTCACCATTGCCATCTTTGAGAATCGCCCCAGTCGCAACGTGCCTTTAAACTTAACGGCTTCGGAAGCGGTTGCCGAGTACATTAAGATTCGACCGACAAGTCACGATGAGCATTTATTTATTACTAAGACCGGACGGCCTTTGTTGATCCGTAATATTCGAGCGACGATTGATCGTTATTTTAAAGAAGCCGGTATTACTAACGCCAAAGTTAATGATCTTCGTCACACTTTTATTACTTTCCACTTAAGCCGCGGGGTTAGTTTAGATCTTTTAAGCAAGATTGCCGGTCACAAACGCATTTCGACGACCGAGAAGTACCTGGCCTATGTGACGAAGCCTGCGGAAGAGAAACAAGAGTTAGAGGCTTTGTAA
- a CDS encoding polysaccharide deacetylase family protein, producing MPHPESKYIFVITTAVLAIVVLLVTTLTPPMTTLLPSTNTQTSTLSPKPQSSRTSLLMTPREASVTAQATKAVTLAKVQILTYHYVEVNPNPKDRLRTGLAVTPSNFGDQLDYLDQQQITPITLSDYYNILDGKLKTPVHPVILTFDDGYADFFANAYPLLLKHHFKAVSFIITGSIGKSNYMTWDQIKEIQQSGLIEFEDHTVTHPDLRRLSYKAIYDEFYNSKVALETQTGSKVEYVAYPYGYFNDTALKAAQAVGFVGGVSTRGGIAAGKSRTLPRDNVNGYTTMQRFEQIVGK from the coding sequence ATGCCCCATCCCGAAAGTAAGTATATTTTTGTCATTACCACCGCTGTATTAGCCATTGTTGTGCTGCTGGTTACGACGCTAACCCCGCCAATGACAACCCTCCTCCCTAGTACTAACACACAGACGTCGACCCTGTCACCAAAGCCACAGAGCTCTCGGACCTCGTTACTGATGACCCCCAGAGAGGCGTCAGTGACGGCACAAGCGACGAAAGCGGTGACCCTGGCTAAAGTCCAGATTCTGACTTATCACTACGTAGAAGTGAACCCCAACCCTAAGGATAGGCTTAGGACGGGGTTGGCAGTGACTCCGAGTAACTTTGGTGATCAATTAGACTATTTAGACCAACAACAGATTACCCCAATTACCCTTAGCGACTACTATAATATACTCGACGGCAAGCTAAAGACACCAGTGCACCCTGTCATTTTGACCTTTGATGACGGCTACGCCGACTTTTTCGCCAATGCCTATCCCCTACTCCTAAAACATCACTTTAAGGCTGTCTCCTTTATAATCACCGGCTCTATAGGCAAGTCAAATTATATGACCTGGGACCAAATCAAAGAGATTCAGCAGTCCGGTCTAATAGAATTTGAGGATCATACTGTCACTCATCCTGATTTACGACGGCTAAGTTACAAAGCAATTTATGATGAATTTTATAACAGCAAAGTGGCTTTAGAGACGCAGACCGGCAGCAAAGTTGAGTACGTCGCATACCCATATGGATATTTTAACGATACTGCTCTTAAAGCCGCTCAAGCGGTGGGGTTTGTGGGCGGGGTGAGCACGCGGGGCGGCATCGCGGCCGGAAAAAGTCGGACACTACCGAGAGATAATGTTAACGGGTACACAACGATGCAGAGGTTTGAACAAATAGTTGGAAAGTAA
- the topA gene encoding type I DNA topoisomerase produces the protein MPKKLVIVESPTKAKTLGKFLGEDYTVLASYGHVADLPKSKIAVDTEHDFKATYIIPEKAEKHVAELRAAAKTASEIYLATDPDREGEAIAWHIADLLNKSNKSDPSTSSGQVGRSFKRVAFHEITKSAVEEAFAHPGVVNMDLVNAQQARRILDRLVGYELSPLLWKKVIFGLSAGRVQSAAVRLVVERERERQAFKPVEYWEVFVPLAREATAKTSGFDAQLVAEIRGNQGDTGDTGVKFEIGSGKQATSIVAELELAKYQISAVTKSEKRRNPYAPFITSSLQQAAGNAYGFAAKRTMDAAQKLFEAGLITYHRTDSTNLSPQFVASVREYIGKQFGHNYLPEVAPVYATKSKNAQEAHEAIRVTDVDLSDMGDKGDKADLGKIYRLIWERSLASQMTPAVYDTVSVEVTADNKYLLRASGSVLKFDGWMTVSGKSASSFAEATDDAAMSGDTTKILANLAEGQILHLVPPIKSGQHFTEPPARYTESSLIKIMEEYGIGRPSTYAPTINTIQTRGYVGKDGRALFPKDVAFVVSDLLAANFPDVVDYAFTAHLEDELDEVAAGKIEWVPVIRDFYGPFHQLILAKDKELKKSDFVNVGKSDKKCPQCGRPLIYKLGRYGKFLSCSGWPDCKYAEFMETPEKKMAADVLVNLEQAGRLTEQLKEPCPTCGGKLVLKSGPFGEFIACEKYPKCKFLKPITHYLGLPCPKCKTGEVVIKQSKRKQTFFGCSRYPACDFVSGTDPRLPVTEAAKKPRKKAKS, from the coding sequence ATGCCAAAAAAGCTTGTCATCGTTGAGTCTCCCACCAAAGCCAAAACTTTAGGCAAGTTTTTAGGGGAGGATTATACCGTCCTGGCCTCTTACGGTCATGTGGCCGATCTACCCAAGTCCAAAATAGCCGTTGACACAGAGCATGACTTTAAGGCGACATATATAATTCCCGAAAAAGCCGAAAAGCACGTGGCCGAGTTGCGAGCGGCCGCCAAAACCGCTTCCGAAATTTATCTGGCCACTGACCCTGATCGCGAGGGTGAGGCGATTGCATGGCATATTGCGGATTTGTTAAATAAGTCGAATAAGTCGGATCCTTCGACAAGCTCAGGACAAGTAGGTCGCTCTTTTAAGCGGGTGGCGTTTCATGAGATTACTAAAAGCGCAGTGGAAGAAGCGTTTGCGCATCCGGGTGTCGTCAACATGGATCTAGTTAACGCCCAGCAGGCGCGGCGCATTCTAGATCGGTTGGTTGGCTATGAGTTATCGCCGTTACTTTGGAAGAAGGTCATTTTTGGCCTCTCGGCCGGTCGGGTCCAAAGTGCGGCAGTCCGCCTCGTCGTCGAGCGGGAGCGGGAGCGACAAGCGTTTAAGCCTGTTGAATACTGGGAGGTTTTTGTTCCCCTCGCACGTGAGGCAACGGCAAAAACTTCTGGCTTCGATGCTCAGTTAGTAGCAGAGATACGGGGCAATCAGGGAGATACAGGCGATACGGGGGTTAAATTTGAGATCGGATCGGGGAAGCAAGCTACCAGCATTGTTGCGGAACTAGAGTTGGCTAAATACCAAATTAGTGCTGTCACCAAAAGCGAGAAGCGGCGAAATCCTTACGCGCCCTTCATTACTTCATCCTTGCAGCAGGCGGCCGGCAATGCTTACGGTTTCGCGGCTAAACGAACCATGGACGCCGCTCAAAAGTTGTTTGAGGCTGGTCTCATCACTTATCACCGCACTGACTCCACTAACCTCTCACCTCAATTCGTAGCTTCTGTCAGGGAATATATCGGGAAGCAGTTCGGTCATAATTATTTGCCCGAAGTGGCGCCCGTTTATGCCACTAAATCCAAAAATGCCCAGGAGGCGCACGAGGCTATAAGGGTTACGGATGTTGATTTGTCTGATATGGGTGATAAGGGAGATAAGGCTGATTTGGGGAAGATCTATAGATTGATTTGGGAACGATCACTCGCTTCTCAAATGACACCGGCCGTTTATGATACCGTAAGCGTTGAGGTCACCGCGGATAATAAATATTTACTGCGTGCTTCCGGTTCGGTCTTGAAGTTTGATGGATGGATGACGGTTAGTGGTAAATCAGCATCCTCCTTCGCTGAAGCTACGGACGATGCTGCCATGAGTGGTGACACTACGAAAATACTAGCTAACTTAGCTGAGGGGCAGATTTTACATTTAGTGCCACCGATAAAGAGCGGGCAGCATTTCACGGAGCCACCAGCGCGTTACACCGAATCTTCCTTGATCAAAATTATGGAGGAATACGGCATTGGGCGCCCCTCCACTTACGCGCCCACCATTAACACCATTCAAACTCGCGGTTACGTAGGAAAAGATGGCCGGGCCTTGTTTCCCAAGGACGTCGCCTTTGTGGTTAGTGACTTGCTGGCCGCCAATTTTCCGGACGTCGTTGATTACGCCTTTACGGCGCACCTGGAGGATGAATTAGACGAAGTCGCTGCCGGCAAGATAGAGTGGGTCCCTGTCATTCGCGATTTCTACGGACCTTTTCACCAGTTAATTCTTGCCAAAGATAAGGAACTTAAAAAGTCCGACTTTGTAAACGTTGGGAAAAGTGACAAAAAATGTCCGCAGTGTGGAAGGCCGCTAATTTATAAGTTGGGGCGTTACGGAAAATTCCTCAGTTGCAGCGGCTGGCCGGATTGTAAGTACGCGGAGTTTATGGAGACACCGGAAAAGAAGATGGCGGCCGATGTCCTAGTCAATTTAGAGCAAGCGGGTCGCCTCACCGAGCAATTAAAAGAACCGTGTCCAACCTGCGGCGGGAAGTTGGTCCTTAAATCCGGTCCTTTTGGCGAATTTATCGCCTGCGAAAAATACCCTAAGTGCAAATTTTTAAAGCCAATCACACACTATTTAGGTCTACCGTGTCCAAAATGCAAGACTGGCGAGGTCGTAATTAAACAATCCAAACGCAAGCAGACGTTCTTTGGCTGTAGCCGCTATCCTGCGTGTGACTTTGTGTCGGGAACTGATCCACGATTACCGGTCACAGAAGCAGCCAAAAAGCCGCGCAAGAAAGCAAAATCTTAA
- the dprA gene encoding DNA-processing protein DprA — translation MNTLYYLAFSQLFDVIGPSRLHKLIDIYGDVETAWRSFQLRDLASIGMSTEVSARTIQQRDKADMKGLEKIIDSKDVSVLTEKDALFPANLLAIPDHPYLIYVRGQLPDTIARAVAIVGTRRMTAYGERVIETIVPELVRAGLTIVSGLAFGVDAKVAEETLRQAQGRPVAVLASGVDNITPAANEQLGHAIIEKGGAIVSEFPLGTIPQNYYFPIRNRIISGLSLGTVVIEAAEKSGSLITAGNAAEQGREVLAVPGSIFSEESAGTNRLIKDGATPVSSAADILQALGLLVDKSDRFDKCDRDNMNMGLSADERLVFDLLAREELYVDDLSRRLGLPSSQVAVALTMLELKGLAKSKSGKWGR, via the coding sequence ATGAATACTCTTTATTACCTCGCTTTCTCCCAACTCTTCGACGTCATCGGTCCGTCACGTCTTCATAAATTAATTGATATTTACGGTGACGTGGAAACAGCGTGGCGTAGTTTCCAGCTGCGGGATTTAGCTTCAATTGGCATGTCAACTGAAGTATCTGCTAGAACTATACAACAACGAGATAAAGCTGATATGAAAGGACTAGAAAAGATTATTGATAGTAAAGATGTGAGTGTGCTAACCGAAAAAGATGCTCTATTTCCCGCAAATTTGTTGGCCATTCCCGATCATCCCTATTTAATTTACGTTCGCGGTCAGCTGCCGGATACGATCGCGAGGGCCGTTGCTATCGTTGGTACTCGCCGCATGACGGCCTATGGCGAGCGGGTCATCGAAACTATCGTCCCTGAACTCGTCCGGGCCGGTCTGACGATTGTTTCCGGACTGGCCTTTGGGGTCGATGCTAAAGTGGCTGAAGAGACCCTTCGACAAGCTCAGGGCAGGCCCGTGGCGGTCCTTGCTTCCGGGGTCGACAATATTACTCCGGCCGCCAACGAACAACTCGGTCACGCTATCATCGAGAAAGGCGGCGCCATCGTCTCCGAATTTCCGCTCGGCACAATCCCTCAGAATTATTATTTTCCAATTCGGAACCGCATCATCTCGGGCCTGTCACTGGGAACGGTCGTCATTGAAGCGGCCGAAAAAAGCGGTTCGCTGATCACTGCCGGTAACGCCGCGGAGCAGGGGCGGGAAGTGCTCGCCGTGCCGGGGTCTATTTTTAGCGAAGAATCCGCGGGAACGAACCGTTTAATAAAGGATGGGGCCACTCCTGTGAGTAGTGCCGCCGATATTCTACAAGCGTTAGGTTTGTTGGTCGATAAGTCTGATAGGTTTGATAAGTGTGATAGGGACAATATGAACATGGGTTTATCGGCCGACGAACGGCTGGTTTTCGATCTTCTCGCTCGAGAAGAGTTATACGTTGACGATTTGAGCCGTCGCTTGGGGTTGCCTTCGTCACAAGTCGCCGTGGCGCTCACAATGTTGGAATTAAAAGGATTGGCCAAGAGTAAATCTGGTAAATGGGGACGTTGA
- a CDS encoding glycogen/starch synthase produces the protein MKVLLAASECAPFIKVGGLGDVIGALPKALLSLGVEVAVVIPLYKSLVDTVTTKREEFSVRFNNKEESVTVYVSKIPESQVPIFFLQNETYLSNGGVYFDKSAFASSQEEISRFAFFSKAVAQFCDSLQPDLVHCNDWHTALIPYFLKDKHVPTILTIHNLANQGFSSLDINKSLDLITNRDRLLDWDEADSNLDLLLQGVTRCTLVTTVSENYAREITTQEFGEGLDDVLRARAGRLVGILNGIDTDTYDPKTDPNISTHYDSELFVSGKLANKIALQKELGLNPDPTKLVIGLIGRLTHQKGIDLVLGSLNEVLRNNAQLIILGSGEESLEEKLKSENDRFGQNSDFKAVLGFDEGLARRIYAGSDLFLVPSRFEPCGLTQMIAMRYGSLPVVRDVGGLHDSVKDGIDGFVFKDFSPKSLGEAINRTAKTFGNPYSWKKMVCNAMAYDWSWARSAEKYVEVYKKVVILEKTNNQIRHSGQDLESSKADFDNKQQTTNNNRAGLLDSGSGAGMTSKAGGLFRFDKTKELWTVIAPSRKSRPVSVGSTVKVDPFAYGNEALTPPEVFRIGGGEINKEGWQVRVTPNKYPITDYHEVIIHNPDGTRDWADYTVPEALNVLAAYKQRFEYYAAEREDFYPHLYCNHGAAAGASLSHPHSQLVIFNRLPETIAEEVTQSDSYYAERGECVYCRLIENDNVFTERLIYEDKYIIVVTPFASAWPYELMILPKRHQSDFTEIRKEEMAALAASLIKVTAVIKKGFSDAAYNFWIHSLPKYGLYSSHQKSYHWHLELVPRLKVLAGIELGAGVMVDDKASPEEAAKFYRENL, from the coding sequence ATGAAAGTACTGCTCGCGGCCTCAGAGTGCGCCCCGTTTATAAAAGTCGGTGGTCTTGGCGATGTCATTGGAGCTTTACCCAAGGCTCTTTTGTCACTCGGGGTAGAGGTGGCGGTGGTAATTCCGCTTTATAAATCTCTCGTTGACACTGTAACGACAAAGCGCGAAGAGTTTTCGGTCAGGTTTAACAACAAAGAAGAGTCGGTCACAGTTTACGTTAGCAAGATTCCTGAGTCACAAGTTCCGATTTTCTTTCTGCAAAACGAGACTTATTTAAGTAACGGCGGCGTTTATTTTGACAAATCAGCCTTCGCCTCCTCCCAAGAAGAAATTTCTCGCTTCGCCTTCTTCAGTAAAGCCGTGGCTCAGTTTTGCGACAGTCTTCAGCCAGATCTTGTTCATTGTAATGACTGGCACACGGCTTTAATTCCATATTTTCTAAAAGATAAACACGTGCCCACGATTTTAACGATTCACAATTTGGCTAACCAGGGCTTTTCCTCTTTAGATATAAACAAAAGTCTTGATCTTATCACTAACAGAGATAGACTGCTTGATTGGGATGAAGCTGATAGCAATCTAGACCTGCTTCTGCAAGGGGTGACTCGTTGTACTTTAGTGACAACAGTTTCCGAGAATTACGCTCGTGAAATCACGACCCAGGAATTTGGGGAAGGGTTAGACGATGTTCTGCGAGCCCGAGCCGGTCGGCTGGTTGGCATTCTTAACGGCATCGATACCGACACTTATGATCCTAAAACCGATCCTAATATCTCAACTCACTATGACAGTGAGCTTTTCGTTAGCGGTAAACTCGCTAACAAAATAGCTCTTCAAAAAGAATTAGGACTTAATCCGGATCCGACGAAGTTGGTGATCGGTTTAATTGGCCGTTTGACTCATCAAAAGGGTATCGACTTAGTTCTCGGTAGTTTGAATGAGGTACTTAGAAATAACGCACAACTTATCATTTTAGGCAGTGGGGAAGAGTCCCTGGAAGAAAAATTGAAGTCGGAAAACGATCGGTTCGGTCAAAATTCTGACTTTAAGGCCGTTCTTGGTTTTGATGAAGGACTGGCGCGGCGCATTTATGCGGGGTCGGATTTGTTCCTGGTTCCCAGCCGTTTTGAGCCCTGTGGTCTCACTCAAATGATTGCCATGCGCTACGGCTCACTACCTGTCGTTCGGGACGTCGGTGGGCTTCACGATAGTGTTAAAGACGGGATCGACGGTTTTGTATTTAAAGACTTTTCCCCGAAATCACTAGGGGAAGCGATAAACCGCACTGCTAAAACGTTTGGAAACCCTTATTCGTGGAAAAAGATGGTTTGTAATGCCATGGCTTATGACTGGTCCTGGGCCCGGTCAGCGGAGAAGTATGTGGAAGTGTACAAGAAGGTAGTGATTTTAGAGAAAACCAACAACCAAATTCGTCATTCGGGACAAGACCTGGAATCCAGTAAAGCCGATTTCGATAACAAACAACAAACAACAAACAACAATCGGGCCGGGTTACTGGATTCCGGCTCCGGGGCCGGAATGACAAGTAAGGCAGGGGGTCTCTTTCGTTTCGATAAAACCAAAGAATTGTGGACTGTTATTGCCCCTAGTCGAAAGTCTCGACCGGTTTCCGTGGGTTCAACGGTCAAAGTTGACCCTTTTGCTTATGGCAATGAGGCTTTAACGCCTCCCGAGGTTTTCAGAATTGGTGGCGGTGAGATCAACAAAGAGGGTTGGCAAGTGCGGGTCACGCCCAACAAATATCCGATTACCGACTACCACGAAGTCATTATTCATAATCCTGATGGGACTCGCGACTGGGCAGATTACACTGTTCCTGAAGCTTTAAACGTTCTAGCCGCCTACAAGCAACGCTTCGAATATTATGCAGCCGAGCGGGAAGACTTTTACCCCCACTTATACTGCAATCATGGGGCGGCGGCCGGGGCCAGTCTCTCGCATCCTCATTCGCAACTTGTCATCTTCAATCGTCTACCGGAAACGATTGCCGAAGAGGTCACTCAGTCTGATTCTTACTACGCTGAGCGGGGCGAGTGCGTGTATTGTCGCCTTATAGAGAATGACAACGTCTTCACGGAGCGGCTTATCTACGAGGATAAGTACATCATTGTCGTGACGCCCTTCGCTTCGGCTTGGCCTTATGAGCTAATGATTTTGCCGAAGCGCCATCAAAGTGACTTTACGGAAATTCGCAAAGAGGAAATGGCGGCTTTGGCGGCGTCATTAATCAAAGTCACCGCGGTCATTAAAAAAGGCTTTAGTGATGCTGCTTATAACTTCTGGATTCATAGTCTTCCCAAATACGGTCTTTATAGCAGTCATCAGAAGTCCTATCACTGGCACTTGGAACTGGTGCCGCGCCTCAAGGTCCTGGCTGGCATTGAGCTGGGGGCGGGCGTTATGGTTGATGATAAGGCCAGTCCGGAAGAAGCGGCGAAATTTTATCGGGAGAATTTGTAG
- a CDS encoding UvrB/UvrC motif-containing protein, with the protein MIWSNFLHFYQPPTQKQYWVDRVTNECYRRIVTELLNNPEAKLTLNVNAVLCDLWSQYGHQDVIDGLKILVQRGQVELVGSAKFHPLLPKISKEEITRQVHLNEEGLFKYFGVLPPTSRHSGLDPESSKSDQSELLDSGSGAGMTSKTAPRLRGFFPPEMAYDRYVAEVVASLGYEWIIAEELSYSQHLGQVKYDRIYNVSDVGSLQIFFRDRNFSYHVLSGQLGTPALFLQALGERRNDGSYLLTAMDGETFGHHRPGMEKLLFEIYKDPEIKSVTISELPTLYPKRESTPTFPSTWALMEKDIPRGVPFNRWDEPTNEIHQLQWELTRLATSVIPAPEPESSKQITNNKKQSAGVTGFRVKPGMTSRELLDRALHSDQYWWASATPWWSLEMIERGAMELLATVKAAKEEGLCGQDKVDEAQDLYYRILTTGFAWQRSGKVDEMSKAEDEAVRMSTDQGLPSIPGSELDKMIATIKVELNSVVAHEEYERAIQLRDRIKELEGYRK; encoded by the coding sequence ATGATCTGGAGTAATTTTCTTCATTTTTATCAGCCACCTACTCAGAAACAATACTGGGTAGATCGGGTTACCAATGAATGCTATCGCCGGATCGTGACGGAGCTTCTAAATAATCCTGAGGCTAAATTGACATTGAATGTCAATGCCGTTCTATGTGATTTATGGTCACAATATGGCCATCAGGATGTCATAGATGGTCTTAAGATTCTAGTGCAACGAGGTCAAGTGGAGTTAGTGGGCTCTGCCAAATTTCATCCTTTATTACCTAAAATATCTAAAGAGGAGATTACTCGTCAAGTTCATCTTAATGAGGAGGGTCTTTTTAAGTATTTTGGGGTTTTGCCGCCAACCTCTCGTCATTCCGGGCTTGACCCGGAATCTAGTAAATCCGATCAATCTGAGTTACTGGATTCCGGCTCCGGGGCCGGAATGACAAGTAAAACCGCGCCTCGATTACGTGGCTTTTTTCCTCCCGAAATGGCTTATGACCGCTACGTAGCAGAAGTTGTAGCTTCGCTTGGTTACGAATGGATCATTGCCGAGGAGTTGTCGTATTCGCAGCATTTAGGTCAAGTAAAATATGACCGTATTTACAACGTTTCCGATGTTGGGTCGTTACAAATCTTTTTTCGGGATCGGAATTTCTCTTACCACGTGCTTTCCGGTCAACTTGGCACTCCGGCTTTGTTCCTGCAAGCTCTGGGGGAACGCCGAAACGACGGCTCGTACCTCTTAACCGCTATGGATGGTGAGACTTTTGGTCATCACCGCCCCGGAATGGAGAAATTACTGTTTGAAATCTATAAAGATCCCGAAATCAAGTCCGTTACTATCAGTGAACTGCCTACTTTGTACCCAAAACGAGAGTCGACTCCGACCTTCCCGTCCACCTGGGCCTTAATGGAGAAAGATATTCCGCGCGGCGTGCCTTTTAATCGATGGGATGAGCCAACAAACGAAATTCATCAGTTGCAGTGGGAGTTGACGAGGTTGGCTACATCTGTCATTCCGGCCCCAGAGCCGGAATCCAGTAAACAAATAACAAACAACAAAAAACAATCGGCCGGGGTTACTGGATTCCGGGTCAAGCCCGGAATGACGAGTAGAGAGCTGCTAGACCGCGCCCTCCACTCCGATCAATACTGGTGGGCTTCGGCTACTCCCTGGTGGAGTTTGGAAATGATTGAACGGGGCGCGATGGAGCTTCTGGCGACCGTCAAAGCGGCTAAAGAAGAGGGTCTGTGTGGTCAAGATAAAGTCGACGAAGCCCAAGATCTTTATTATCGAATTTTAACGACGGGATTTGCTTGGCAACGATCTGGAAAAGTTGACGAAATGAGCAAGGCTGAAGATGAGGCGGTGCGGATGTCTACCGACCAGGGCCTGCCCAGCATTCCGGGAAGCGAACTTGATAAGATGATTGCGACTATCAAAGTAGAACTTAACAGTGTCGTCGCTCATGAAGAGTACGAGCGGGCCATTCAGCTTCGCGATCGCATAAAAGAGTTGGAAGGGTATCGGAAATAA
- a CDS encoding glycogen/starch synthase: MTILSKVQKFITEESKTDKPLKILMVGAEVSPYANVGGYARVLAYLSRSLAARGHDVRLFMPKFGSIDESVYKMKMVKVGLSVPTDSEDGLKELICNVKMNKFEDGVPTYFLENQEYYEKRANVYGYNDDPVRWALLSRGALEFIKTSDWVPDIIQTNDWHTGILSNYLKTVYKNDPILKKIATIFTIHNLRFQGMFDHRTISEMDFDDGHSEVAALFSPRLEKQNFMRRGAMYADLVNTVSETYAHEILTPEYGEGMDKLLLEVRSKLFGVVNGIDYSEFNPATDKYIAKNFSVNSLEDRPENKAALQREFDLPIKPNIPVLAFVGRLDSQKGVDLILDVIHPLMRDFDIQFVQVGGGDGSFIEALKKLHEEYPRKVSIHPMPNFTLPRLVFAGADIGLFPSRFEPCGLVQMEYQHYGTIPVVRATGGLADTVTNFDAVTGIGTGFVFHDFDMWAFFAQIVRAIESYHHVNTWRGLQERAMTRDFSWKKVSKDYEKLFAKALDFHNRSPLIETGGLTLS, encoded by the coding sequence ATGACGATCCTCTCCAAAGTCCAAAAATTCATTACAGAAGAAAGCAAAACTGACAAGCCACTTAAGATTCTAATGGTCGGTGCCGAGGTTTCGCCGTATGCCAACGTTGGTGGTTACGCTCGGGTCCTCGCATATTTGTCTCGGTCACTCGCTGCCAGAGGACATGATGTCCGCTTATTCATGCCTAAATTTGGTTCTATTGACGAGTCCGTTTACAAAATGAAGATGGTTAAAGTCGGTCTTTCAGTACCCACCGATTCCGAAGATGGTCTAAAAGAGTTAATTTGTAACGTTAAAATGAATAAATTTGAGGACGGTGTACCCACTTACTTTTTAGAAAATCAGGAATACTACGAAAAACGGGCCAATGTTTACGGTTACAACGATGATCCGGTTCGTTGGGCCTTGTTGTCACGCGGCGCTTTGGAGTTCATCAAGACTTCCGACTGGGTGCCGGATATTATTCAAACTAACGACTGGCATACCGGTATACTGTCAAATTACCTAAAAACTGTTTATAAAAATGATCCGATCCTCAAGAAAATCGCCACTATATTTACGATTCACAATCTCCGCTTTCAAGGGATGTTCGACCATCGCACGATTTCAGAAATGGACTTTGATGACGGCCATTCCGAAGTGGCGGCACTATTTTCACCGCGTTTGGAAAAGCAGAATTTTATGCGTCGCGGAGCGATGTATGCCGACTTGGTGAACACCGTTTCCGAAACTTACGCTCATGAAATTTTAACGCCGGAATATGGTGAGGGCATGGATAAGTTACTTTTAGAGGTTCGCAGCAAGTTATTCGGGGTCGTCAACGGCATTGATTACAGCGAATTTAATCCGGCTACCGATAAATATATTGCCAAGAATTTTTCGGTAAATAGTTTAGAAGATCGTCCCGAAAATAAAGCCGCGTTACAAAGGGAGTTTGATCTGCCTATCAAACCAAACATCCCGGTGCTAGCTTTTGTGGGGCGTCTTGACAGCCAAAAAGGGGTGGACCTGATACTTGATGTCATTCATCCCTTAATGCGTGATTTTGACATTCAGTTCGTGCAAGTGGGTGGGGGAGATGGCTCTTTCATCGAAGCTCTAAAGAAACTGCACGAGGAATATCCGCGTAAAGTCAGCATTCACCCCATGCCTAATTTCACTTTACCTCGCTTAGTCTTTGCCGGGGCCGATATTGGCTTGTTCCCATCCCGTTTTGAGCCTTGTGGGCTAGTTCAAATGGAGTACCAGCACTACGGCACTATTCCTGTTGTCCGCGCCACTGGAGGACTGGCCGACACGGTCACTAATTTTGACGCTGTAACAGGCATCGGTACCGGCTTTGTGTTTCATGATTTTGACATGTGGGCCTTTTTTGCCCAGATCGTGCGGGCTATCGAGTCCTACCACCATGTTAATACTTGGCGCGGTCTTCAAGAGCGCGCCATGACCCGTGATTTTTCTTGGAAAAAGGTTTCCAAGGATTATGAAAAGCTATTTGCCAAGGCTCTTGATTTTCACAATCGCAGTCCGCTTATTGAAACGGGTGGTTTAACGCTGTCATGA